Part of the Mycolicibacterium mengxianglii genome is shown below.
CCAACGCCATGCGCTGTCGATCCTTGCCGTACTTCTTCTGCAGGGCCTTGATCTGAGGCTGCAGCTCCTGCATCTGGCGGGTGGTGCGGATCTGCCGGACAAACGGCTTGTACAGGATGGCACGCAGGCTGAACACCAGGAACATCACCGACAAGGCCCAGGCGAAGAAGTTCGACGGCCCCAACAGGAATGCGAAGGCCTTGTACCAGAGCCACATGATCCCGGAAACCGGGTAGTAGATGATGTCGAGGCTGAACCAATTAAACATACGACTCGTTTCTGCCGCCGCTCACGGCATCCTTTTCTGCAGCCCTGTGATGGTGTTCAGGTATCGGGTCCCATCCTCCCCGATGCCACGGCCCGCATTTCGCCAGGCGAACCGCTGCCAGCCAACTCCCCCGCAGCAGACCGAATTCGGTCAGCGCATCGACGGCGTACTGGCTACACGTCGGGGTGAACCGGCAGGTCGGTAGCCGCAAGGGCGACACTGTGTGCCGATAGAGCTGGATGAGGAAAATCAAGGAGCGGACAGGCACAGTCGCTGCCCGGTGCATTCGCGAGGTCACCGGCGGGCGCCCATCAGATTGTGAGAACGCTTGAGCCCATTACGGAGTTGGCGCTCCAGCTGGGAAGAAGGTGCGTCGCAACTCCCCGGGAGCGCGCGGATCACAACGCGTTCGCAGGGTTCGAGTTCAGCCATGAGACCGCGGGCTACATGCCGCAATCTCCTGGCGACCCGATGTCGCTGCACAGCAGAACCGACAGACTTGGCGACGACCAAACCTATTCGGGGACCATCAACACTGCCCTCGTCACGACGGACATGGACAACGATGTCAGGTTGGGCTGCCC
Proteins encoded:
- the yidD gene encoding membrane protein insertion efficiency factor YidD translates to MHRAATVPVRSLIFLIQLYRHTVSPLRLPTCRFTPTCSQYAVDALTEFGLLRGSWLAAVRLAKCGPWHRGGWDPIPEHHHRAAEKDAVSGGRNESYV
- the rnpA gene encoding ribonuclease P protein component, whose amino-acid sequence is MLPAQNRMTRSTDFGATVKRGVRAAQPDIVVHVRRDEGSVDGPRIGLVVAKSVGSAVQRHRVARRLRHVARGLMAELEPCERVVIRALPGSCDAPSSQLERQLRNGLKRSHNLMGARR